One part of the Methyloterricola oryzae genome encodes these proteins:
- a CDS encoding ABC transporter substrate-binding protein, with amino-acid sequence MRHTGTSNHDPQALPQAFLCRLRSACLIVCLCLLAYGSVQAAAKKGVTKPPPTPAATPAPDALKIAFLHPASTPSLTQPPFFIAEDRSGGMQGARLGTQDNNTTGQFTRQHFELLEAEITDDVAPAEKARQMLAQGFRHLIVNLPADAIKAIAALPEAQNALIYNIGSSDDELRGVACSPNLLHLLPSRAMRADALAQYLSKKRWQKLLLAVGPEAADQAYAAAVRRAAARFGLKIVAERPWQHTFDERRTPESEIPVFTQGVEYDILVVADESGAFGDLLSYRTWLSRPVAGTQGLMPVGWHYTHEQWGAIQLQNRFKDLTGVWMSEVDYAAWLAVRAIGEAATRTKTMQFEPIRGFLRGPELSLAGFKGVPLSFRPWDGQLRQPVLLAAAHSLIAVSPIEGFLHPKTELDTLGYDQPESQCHLAP; translated from the coding sequence ATGCGCCACACTGGCACGTCCAACCACGACCCCCAAGCCCTTCCGCAAGCGTTCCTGTGCCGCCTGCGCAGCGCGTGTTTAATCGTCTGTCTGTGTCTCCTGGCCTATGGGTCGGTCCAGGCCGCCGCTAAAAAGGGCGTTACGAAACCGCCGCCGACACCCGCCGCAACGCCTGCGCCGGACGCCCTCAAAATTGCGTTCCTGCATCCGGCATCCACGCCATCCCTCACTCAGCCGCCGTTTTTCATCGCGGAGGACCGCAGTGGCGGTATGCAGGGGGCGCGTCTCGGGACCCAGGACAATAACACCACCGGCCAATTCACCCGCCAGCACTTCGAACTGCTCGAAGCCGAAATCACCGATGACGTAGCCCCGGCGGAAAAAGCCCGGCAGATGCTGGCGCAGGGCTTCCGCCACCTGATCGTCAATCTGCCGGCGGACGCCATCAAGGCCATCGCCGCCCTGCCGGAGGCTCAGAATGCGCTGATCTACAACATCGGCAGCAGCGACGACGAACTACGCGGCGTCGCCTGCTCGCCGAATCTGTTGCACCTGCTCCCAAGCCGAGCCATGCGCGCCGACGCCCTGGCGCAATACCTGTCAAAAAAGCGCTGGCAAAAGCTTTTGCTGGCCGTGGGGCCGGAAGCCGCGGACCAGGCGTATGCCGCCGCTGTGCGCAGGGCGGCCGCGCGCTTCGGCCTGAAGATCGTGGCGGAGCGTCCCTGGCAGCATACCTTCGACGAGCGCCGCACACCGGAGTCCGAGATTCCCGTCTTCACCCAGGGCGTCGAATACGACATCCTGGTCGTGGCCGATGAATCGGGCGCTTTCGGCGACCTTCTCAGCTACCGTACCTGGTTGTCCCGTCCCGTGGCCGGCACTCAAGGGCTGATGCCCGTGGGCTGGCATTACACCCATGAGCAATGGGGCGCGATCCAATTGCAAAATCGTTTCAAGGACCTGACCGGCGTCTGGATGAGCGAGGTCGATTACGCGGCCTGGCTGGCGGTGCGCGCCATCGGCGAGGCCGCGACACGCACCAAGACCATGCAGTTCGAACCGATCCGCGGCTTCCTGCGCGGACCCGAGCTGTCCCTGGCGGGATTCAAGGGCGTTCCCCTGTCCTTCCGCCCTTGGGATGGCCAGCTGAGGCAGCCCGTGCTGCTCGCCGCCGCACACTCTCTGATTGCGGTGTCGCCCATCGAGGGATTTCTGCACCCCAAGACCGAACTGGACACCTTGGGATATGACCAGCCCGAGAGCCAATGCCACCTGGCACCCTAG
- a CDS encoding PQQ-dependent catabolism-associated beta-propeller protein has translation MKITFVLAMAAAFANQAALASETLFVTLEKDNALALVDAQSGKLTKTVKIGKRPRGIEISKDFKSIYVAVSDDNTILVIDSSTLKVTGKLPSGDDPETFAIAPDGSQIYASNEDDNKVTVIDTATRKAIKAIPVGVEPEGIAVSPDGRWLASTSETTNMAHWIDRAKLEIVENSLVDPRPRSARFTDDSKQLWVSSEIAGSVTVFDVESKTPIKKLSFKIPGVTQEKIQPVGMRVDKDRRYAYVALGPANRVAVIDAQKLEVLQYLLVGQRVWNLEFSPDQKRLYTTNGVSNDVSIIDLEKHKVLKSVAVGQYPWGIAVKP, from the coding sequence ATGAAGATCACTTTTGTGCTTGCGATGGCCGCCGCCTTCGCCAATCAAGCGGCCTTGGCCAGTGAAACCCTGTTTGTGACCCTGGAAAAGGACAACGCCCTCGCTCTCGTGGATGCGCAGTCGGGCAAACTCACCAAGACCGTCAAAATCGGCAAGCGCCCACGCGGCATCGAGATCAGCAAGGACTTCAAGTCGATCTACGTGGCCGTTAGCGATGACAATACCATCCTGGTGATCGACTCCAGCACACTGAAAGTCACAGGCAAGCTGCCTTCCGGCGACGATCCGGAAACCTTTGCCATCGCGCCGGACGGCAGCCAGATCTACGCCTCCAATGAGGACGACAACAAGGTCACGGTGATCGACACCGCCACGCGCAAGGCCATCAAGGCGATTCCCGTGGGCGTCGAGCCAGAAGGCATCGCCGTCAGCCCCGACGGACGCTGGCTGGCGAGCACCAGCGAGACCACCAACATGGCCCATTGGATCGACCGGGCCAAGCTCGAGATCGTCGAAAATTCCCTTGTCGACCCAAGACCCCGCTCGGCGCGTTTCACCGATGACAGCAAGCAACTCTGGGTGAGTTCGGAAATCGCGGGGAGCGTGACCGTATTCGACGTCGAATCGAAGACTCCGATCAAGAAGCTCAGCTTCAAGATACCGGGGGTGACGCAGGAGAAGATCCAGCCGGTCGGCATGCGCGTCGACAAGGATCGCCGTTATGCCTATGTCGCTCTAGGCCCCGCCAACCGGGTCGCGGTGATCGATGCCCAGAAGCTCGAGGTGCTGCAATACTTGCTGGTGGGGCAGCGGGTCTGGAATCTGGAGTTCTCACCGGACCAAAAGCGGCTGTACACCACCAACGGCGTCAGCAACGACGTCTCCATCATCGACCTGGAGAAACACAAGGTCCTGAAATCCGTCGCCGTGGGCCAATATCCCTGGGGCATTGCCGTCAAGCCATGA
- a CDS encoding ABC transporter ATP-binding protein has product MNESSAPALKVAGLSYAYGNRRALDGVNFTLAEGTCTILLGPNGAGKSTLFALITRLYDSRDGFVEIAGFELKQQSRKALARLGVVFQQPTLDLDLSVEQNLRYHASLHGLSRKQADARIREELERQSMFERRKEKIRQLNGGHRRRVEIARALLHRPSLLLLDEPTVGLDVPSRKAIVDYVHGLCLDGQIAVLWATHLIDEIYPQDRIIVLHKGTIRADGSLSEVLAASHSETIDNAFTALTGGAA; this is encoded by the coding sequence ATGAATGAGTCTTCCGCGCCGGCGCTCAAGGTAGCCGGCCTTTCCTACGCCTACGGGAATCGCCGCGCCCTGGATGGCGTGAACTTCACGCTTGCCGAAGGCACCTGCACCATCCTCCTCGGCCCCAATGGCGCCGGCAAGAGCACTCTGTTCGCGCTGATCACGCGCCTTTACGACAGCCGGGACGGTTTCGTGGAAATCGCCGGATTCGAGTTGAAGCAGCAATCGCGCAAGGCCCTGGCGCGGCTCGGCGTCGTGTTTCAGCAACCGACACTGGACCTCGACCTCAGCGTCGAGCAGAACCTGCGCTATCACGCGTCCCTGCACGGCCTGAGCCGGAAGCAGGCGGACGCGCGCATCCGGGAGGAACTGGAACGTCAGTCCATGTTCGAGCGCCGCAAGGAAAAGATTCGCCAGCTCAACGGCGGCCATCGCCGACGCGTGGAAATCGCCAGAGCCTTGTTGCACAGGCCTTCCCTGCTGTTGCTGGACGAACCGACCGTCGGACTGGATGTGCCCAGCCGCAAGGCCATCGTCGACTACGTGCACGGGCTTTGCCTGGATGGCCAAATTGCCGTGTTATGGGCCACGCACCTGATCGACGAGATCTACCCGCAGGACCGCATCATCGTGCTGCACAAAGGCACGATCCGCGCGGATGGCAGCCTGTCCGAGGTGCTTGCCGCCAGCCACAGCGAGACCATCGACAATGCCTTTACCGCACTCACGGGAGGCGCTGCATGA
- a CDS encoding ABC transporter permease, protein MSPLHYLRALNGIVLRELYRFVHQRERFVSALVRPLVWLFIFAAGFRSTLGVAIIPPYETYILYEVYITPGLLGMIQLFNGMQSSLSMVYDREMGSMRTLLVSPLPRWFLLLGKLLAGTLVSVLQAYTFLAVAWFYDVQAPPEGYLTLLPALVLSGLMLGALGLLLSSFIKQLENFAGVMNFVIFPMFFLSTALYPLWKIQESSELLETLARYNPFSQAVELIRFALYEQFNLPACLHTAAALATFLLLAVIGYNPSKGMMQRKVGGE, encoded by the coding sequence ATGAGCCCGTTGCACTATCTGCGCGCCCTGAATGGCATCGTGCTGCGCGAACTCTACCGTTTTGTGCATCAGCGGGAGCGCTTCGTCTCCGCCCTGGTGCGCCCCCTGGTCTGGCTGTTCATCTTCGCCGCGGGCTTCCGCTCCACCCTCGGAGTGGCGATCATACCGCCCTACGAAACCTACATCCTGTACGAGGTCTATATCACACCCGGCCTGCTGGGCATGATCCAGCTTTTCAACGGCATGCAAAGCTCTCTCTCCATGGTCTACGACCGCGAGATGGGCAGCATGCGTACCCTGTTGGTCAGCCCGCTGCCCCGCTGGTTTCTGCTGCTGGGCAAACTCCTCGCGGGCACCCTGGTTTCGGTGCTGCAGGCCTACACTTTCCTGGCGGTGGCCTGGTTCTACGATGTCCAAGCGCCGCCCGAGGGCTACCTGACCTTGCTACCCGCCCTGGTGCTCTCGGGATTGATGCTTGGCGCCTTGGGGCTGCTCCTGTCTTCGTTCATCAAGCAACTGGAGAATTTTGCCGGAGTCATGAATTTCGTGATCTTCCCCATGTTCTTCCTGTCCACCGCCCTCTACCCCCTGTGGAAGATTCAGGAGTCGTCAGAGCTGCTGGAAACCCTCGCCCGTTATAACCCGTTCTCTCAGGCCGTCGAACTGATCCGCTTCGCCCTCTACGAGCAGTTCAACCTGCCAGCCTGCCTACATACCGCCGCCGCCCTGGCCACCTTCCTGCTGCTGGCCGTGATCGGGTACAATCCCTCTAAAGGCATGATGCAAAGGAAAGTTGGGGGAGAATGA
- the rfbB gene encoding dTDP-glucose 4,6-dehydratase yields MTRTRTWLVTGGAGFIGGNFVLRQMARGGIQVINLDALTYAGNLDTLESVKDNPDHVFVLGSIGDHGLLDYLLQRYRPEAIVNFAAESHVDRSIDSPEAFVQTNVLGTFHLLEAARQYWRQLPRPESGAFRFLHVSTDEVYGSLGETGKFTETTRYQPNSPYSASKAGSDHLVRAYFHTYGMPVLTTNCSNNYGPYQFPEKLIPLMIHNALAGKALPVYGKGANIRDWLYVEDHCRAIERVLESGVPGQVYNVGGNNEKTNLDVVHTLCDLLDELVPGSPHRPHRQLIQFVTDRPGHDLRYAIDASKIRQDLDWEPEETFESGLRKTVQWYLDHREWTGRVMDGSYLGERLGLEPEENAA; encoded by the coding sequence ATGACAAGAACCAGAACCTGGCTGGTGACCGGCGGAGCCGGCTTCATCGGCGGCAACTTCGTGCTGCGGCAGATGGCGCGGGGTGGCATCCAGGTGATCAATCTGGATGCATTGACTTACGCAGGCAACTTGGACACGCTGGAAAGCGTCAAGGATAACCCGGACCACGTATTCGTACTCGGCTCCATCGGTGACCACGGCTTGCTCGATTACCTGCTGCAGCGCTACCGGCCCGAAGCCATCGTCAATTTCGCGGCGGAAAGCCATGTAGACCGCTCCATCGATTCGCCGGAAGCCTTCGTACAAACCAATGTGCTCGGCACTTTCCATCTGCTGGAGGCAGCCCGCCAGTACTGGCGGCAGTTGCCCAGGCCCGAATCGGGCGCGTTCCGGTTCCTGCATGTGTCCACCGATGAGGTCTACGGCAGCCTGGGTGAAACCGGCAAGTTCACGGAAACCACCCGTTACCAGCCCAATTCGCCCTATTCCGCATCCAAAGCCGGATCGGACCATCTGGTGCGCGCCTACTTCCATACCTATGGCATGCCGGTGCTCACCACCAATTGCTCCAACAACTATGGGCCCTATCAGTTTCCCGAAAAGCTGATCCCCTTGATGATTCACAATGCGCTGGCAGGCAAGGCCCTCCCGGTCTACGGTAAAGGCGCCAACATCCGCGATTGGCTCTATGTGGAGGATCATTGCCGGGCCATCGAGCGGGTGCTGGAATCGGGCGTTCCGGGCCAGGTCTACAACGTCGGCGGCAACAACGAGAAGACCAACCTGGACGTGGTCCATACCCTGTGCGACTTGCTGGATGAACTGGTACCCGGTTCGCCTCACCGCCCTCACCGCCAACTTATTCAGTTCGTGACCGACCGTCCGGGGCATGATCTGCGCTACGCCATCGACGCCAGCAAGATCCGCCAGGACCTGGACTGGGAACCGGAAGAGACCTTCGAATCCGGATTACGCAAGACGGTGCAGTGGTATCTGGATCACCGCGAGTGGACCGGCCGCGTGATGGACGGCAGCTATCTCGGAGAACGACTGGGGCTGGAACCCGAAGAGAACGCCGCGTGA
- the rfbA gene encoding glucose-1-phosphate thymidylyltransferase RfbA: protein MSASRKGLILAGGSGTRLHPLTLAVSKQLLPVFDKPMIYYPLSVLMLAGMREVLIITTPHDQPLFQALLGDGSQWGMSITYAVQARPEGLAQAFVIGREFVGSNPSCLILGDNIFYGHGFQKYLLTAAERTEGATVFGYWVKDPERYGVAEFDHEGKVTALVEKPAAPKSQYAVTGLYFYDAQVCDMARELKPSARGELEITDINNLYLQQGQLRVDRLGRGIAWLDTGTHDSLMQASNFIQTIEERQGLKVACPEEIAWSQGWIDNGQVEALADGLNKSGYGLYLKQLIRQGGPL from the coding sequence GTGAGTGCCAGCCGTAAGGGATTGATCCTGGCCGGAGGCTCGGGCACCCGCCTGCATCCCCTCACCCTCGCCGTCAGCAAGCAGCTGCTGCCGGTGTTCGACAAGCCGATGATCTACTACCCGCTCTCCGTGCTGATGCTGGCGGGGATGCGCGAGGTGCTGATCATCACCACGCCCCATGACCAGCCTCTGTTCCAGGCACTGCTGGGGGACGGTTCACAATGGGGCATGTCCATCACCTATGCCGTGCAGGCCAGGCCCGAGGGTCTCGCCCAGGCCTTCGTCATCGGACGCGAATTCGTCGGCTCCAACCCCAGTTGTTTGATTCTGGGGGACAACATCTTCTATGGCCACGGCTTCCAGAAATACCTGCTGACCGCCGCGGAGCGCACCGAGGGCGCCACGGTGTTCGGCTACTGGGTGAAGGATCCGGAACGCTATGGCGTGGCGGAATTCGACCACGAAGGCAAGGTTACGGCGCTGGTGGAGAAGCCGGCAGCACCCAAGTCCCAGTACGCGGTCACTGGGCTGTATTTCTACGATGCCCAGGTTTGCGACATGGCCCGTGAACTCAAGCCGTCGGCTCGGGGCGAGTTGGAAATCACCGACATCAACAACCTGTACCTACAGCAAGGACAACTTAGGGTGGACAGGCTCGGTCGCGGCATCGCCTGGCTAGACACCGGCACCCACGATTCCCTTATGCAGGCCTCCAACTTCATCCAGACCATCGAAGAAAGGCAGGGCCTCAAAGTGGCCTGTCCCGAGGAAATCGCCTGGAGCCAGGGCTGGATTGACAACGGCCAGGTGGAAGCGCTGGCCGACGGTCTCAACAAGAGCGGGTACGGGCTCTATTTGAAGCAGCTCATTCGCCAGGGAGGCCCGTTATGA
- the rfbC gene encoding dTDP-4-dehydrorhamnose 3,5-epimerase, with protein sequence MKVRETNLPGVLLLEPKVFGDPRGFFKESWNRRTFADAGLNLEFVQDNLSFSRRGILRGLHFQNPNPQGKLVQALQGEVFDVAVDIRQGSPSFGQWFGALLSEDNHLQMYVPEGFAHGFCVLSETALFAYKCTDFYDPGAEFSLRYDDPEIGIAWPLTIPPTLSAKDEQAILLRDFPREALPVYPGP encoded by the coding sequence ATGAAGGTCCGGGAAACGAATCTGCCCGGCGTCCTGCTGCTGGAACCCAAGGTGTTCGGCGATCCGCGCGGTTTTTTCAAGGAAAGCTGGAACCGCAGGACATTCGCCGATGCGGGCTTGAATCTCGAATTTGTCCAGGACAACCTGTCCTTCTCCCGGCGCGGCATCCTGCGCGGGCTGCATTTCCAGAATCCCAACCCCCAGGGCAAGCTGGTCCAGGCCCTGCAAGGGGAGGTGTTCGACGTGGCGGTCGATATCCGCCAGGGTTCCCCGAGCTTTGGCCAGTGGTTCGGCGCGCTGCTGTCCGAGGACAACCATCTGCAAATGTACGTGCCCGAGGGCTTCGCCCACGGTTTCTGCGTGCTCAGCGAGACCGCCCTGTTCGCCTACAAGTGCACCGATTTTTACGATCCTGGCGCCGAATTCAGCCTGCGCTACGACGACCCTGAAATCGGCATAGCATGGCCGCTGACGATCCCGCCTACCCTCTCGGCCAAGGATGAGCAGGCGATTCTCCTACGGGACTTTCCCCGCGAGGCGCTGCCGGTGTACCCGGGCCCATGA
- the rfbD gene encoding dTDP-4-dehydrorhamnose reductase, which produces MKILLIGREGQIAWELQRSLACLGDVVALDRRSPALPVDLADPDSLRKAANTVQPQVIVNAGAYTAVDLAEQEETLAFQINGTAPGVLAEAARTIGAALVHYSTDYVFPGDGLSPYTEDDLTGPSSVYGRSKLQGELAIAQTGCAHLILRTAWVYGGRGQNFLLTMLRLMRERDSLQIVDDQRGSPSWSRMLAESTALLLARCGNYERLVEASGIYHLTCGGETSWYGFAQAIRAEAIARGLLPPDCARLEPIPSSAYPRPARRPSYSALSNQKLAQAFDIRLPNWENALQLCLSDMATA; this is translated from the coding sequence ATGAAGATCCTGCTGATCGGTCGCGAGGGGCAAATTGCCTGGGAACTGCAACGCAGCCTGGCCTGCCTGGGAGATGTGGTGGCCCTGGACCGCCGCTCCCCGGCCCTGCCGGTGGACCTGGCCGATCCGGATTCGCTACGGAAGGCCGCCAACACCGTTCAACCCCAAGTGATCGTCAACGCGGGAGCCTATACGGCGGTGGACCTGGCGGAGCAGGAGGAGACGCTCGCCTTTCAGATCAATGGCACCGCGCCCGGCGTGCTGGCCGAGGCAGCCCGAACCATCGGCGCTGCGCTGGTCCATTACTCCACGGACTACGTGTTCCCCGGCGACGGTCTGAGCCCTTACACCGAAGACGACCTCACCGGCCCTTCCAGCGTATACGGCCGCAGCAAGCTTCAAGGTGAGCTTGCCATCGCGCAGACCGGCTGTGCGCACCTGATTCTCCGCACCGCCTGGGTATATGGCGGGCGTGGACAGAACTTCCTGCTGACCATGTTGCGCCTGATGCGGGAGCGTGACTCCCTGCAGATCGTGGACGATCAGCGCGGATCACCGTCCTGGAGCCGGATGCTAGCCGAGTCTACTGCCCTGCTCCTTGCCCGTTGCGGAAACTACGAACGGCTTGTGGAGGCCTCAGGCATCTACCATCTGACCTGCGGCGGCGAAACCAGCTGGTACGGGTTCGCCCAGGCCATCCGTGCCGAAGCCATCGCCCGCGGCCTGTTGCCACCGGACTGCGCCCGTCTGGAGCCCATACCTAGCTCCGCCTACCCCCGGCCGGCGCGACGTCCATCCTACTCGGCGCTGAGCAATCAGAAGCTGGCGCAGGCCTTCGACATCCGCTTGCCGAATTGGGAGAATGCCTTGCAACTTTGCTTGTCCGACATGGCGACGGCCTAG
- the dnaE gene encoding DNA polymerase III subunit alpha, producing the protein MHAPFVHLRVHTEYSLVDGLVRVKPLVKQTLKLGMPAVAVTDQSNLFALVKFYKAAMGEGVKPIAGTDVWILNESDAHAPHRLTLLVQNETGYRNLTALISRSYQENQHQGVPMLMGHWLAERHEGLIALSGAMAGQIGQALLTGNAHEARSALESMHSLFGDRFYLELQRTGRPHEEAYLDAALELCSEFGVAPVATNDVRFLQPSEFDAHEARVCIHQGRVLDDPRRPREYSDQQYLKSPEEMAELFADIPEALENTVEIAKRCNLELTLGKNYLPDFPVPEGMSVEDYFAAQSRAGLEERLAVLMPGAPAEQRKPYEERLDVEIDVINQMKFPGYFLIVADFIQWAKNNGIPVGPGRGSGAGSLVAYALKITDLDPMQFELLFERFLNPERVSMPDFDVDFCMERRDEVIDYVARHYGRDRVSQIITYGSMAAKAVVRDVGRVLGHPYGFVDRIAKLIPFELGMTLDKALKESEDLRKLYDMDEEVKALIDLAKSLEGITRNAGKHAGGVVIAPSRLIDFSPLYCEQGGDNLVTQFDKDDVEAVGLVKFDFLGLRTLTIIDWAMETVNRQRTEQSLEALDINHIPRDDPATYALLKRKATTAVFQLESRGMKELIGRLLPDCFEDIIALVALFRPGPLQSGMVDDFVNRKHGKAKVDYPHPSLEGILKPTYGVIVYQEQVMQIAQVLAGYTLGGADLLRRAMGKKKPEEMAKQREIFVKGAVERDVEEATASYIFDLMEKFAEYGFNKSHSAAYALVSYQTAWLKAHYPAAFMAAVLSADMDNTDKVVVLIEECREMNLAIVPPNVNVSQFRFTVNDAGQIVYGLGAVKGVGENAIEDIIRERESAGPYLDLFDLCRRIDLRKANRRVLEALIRAGALDVLDANRAQHMAQLTDALKNAEQHGRMEATGQNDLFGLIMESAPAAAPAAATPPVEPWPEDQRLVQEKATLGLYLTGHPITQYEGELAHFITGRLGKLSVEGGEQRGYGKREVRAVVAGLVVDLRTKQNKNGKRMGFLSLDDRTGRLEVAVFSEVFDKVRDNLLKDVLIVAEGGLGMDDFSGQLRLTAENLYNIDQAREHFAKNLVIRWPEQPQSGPDLAAELSDLLRPFQGGRCPILVEYQGSKARSLIQLGEAWRVHPGSELLTRLRKHVGTDRVNIVYP; encoded by the coding sequence ATGCACGCACCGTTCGTCCATCTCCGCGTACACACCGAATATTCCCTGGTCGACGGCCTGGTCCGCGTCAAGCCGCTGGTCAAGCAGACGCTTAAATTGGGCATGCCCGCGGTGGCTGTCACCGACCAGTCCAATCTGTTCGCCCTGGTCAAGTTCTACAAAGCAGCGATGGGCGAAGGGGTCAAGCCCATCGCGGGTACGGACGTCTGGATCTTGAACGAGTCCGACGCCCATGCGCCCCACCGCTTGACCCTGCTGGTCCAGAACGAAACCGGCTACCGCAATCTCACCGCTTTGATTTCCCGCAGCTACCAGGAAAACCAGCACCAGGGCGTGCCCATGCTCATGGGCCACTGGCTGGCGGAGCGCCATGAAGGCCTCATCGCCCTGTCCGGCGCGATGGCCGGCCAGATCGGCCAGGCGCTATTGACAGGCAACGCGCACGAGGCGCGCAGTGCCCTCGAGAGCATGCACTCCCTGTTCGGCGACCGCTTTTACCTGGAACTGCAGCGTACGGGCAGACCCCACGAAGAGGCGTACCTGGACGCCGCCTTGGAACTGTGTTCGGAATTCGGCGTGGCGCCGGTGGCCACCAACGACGTGCGCTTCCTCCAGCCCTCCGAATTCGATGCCCACGAAGCCCGTGTCTGCATCCATCAGGGGCGGGTGCTGGACGATCCCAGGCGTCCGCGCGAGTACAGCGACCAGCAGTACCTGAAAAGCCCCGAGGAGATGGCGGAATTGTTCGCCGACATCCCCGAAGCCCTGGAAAACACCGTCGAGATCGCCAAGCGCTGCAATCTCGAGCTGACCCTGGGCAAGAACTACCTGCCGGATTTTCCGGTACCCGAAGGCATGAGCGTCGAGGACTACTTCGCGGCCCAGTCGCGCGCCGGACTGGAAGAAAGGCTGGCGGTGCTGATGCCGGGAGCGCCCGCGGAACAGCGCAAGCCCTACGAAGAACGCCTGGACGTGGAAATTGACGTCATCAACCAGATGAAGTTTCCCGGCTACTTCCTCATCGTCGCCGACTTCATACAATGGGCCAAGAACAATGGCATACCCGTAGGACCTGGCCGCGGCTCAGGCGCAGGCTCTCTGGTGGCCTACGCGCTCAAGATCACGGATCTGGACCCCATGCAGTTCGAACTCCTGTTCGAACGCTTCCTCAACCCGGAACGCGTGTCCATGCCCGACTTCGACGTGGACTTCTGCATGGAGCGGCGCGACGAAGTGATCGACTACGTGGCACGCCACTACGGCCGCGACCGCGTCTCCCAGATCATCACCTACGGTTCCATGGCCGCCAAGGCGGTGGTGCGCGACGTCGGGCGCGTATTGGGTCATCCCTATGGTTTTGTCGATCGCATCGCCAAGCTCATACCCTTTGAATTGGGCATGACCCTGGACAAGGCGCTCAAGGAAAGCGAGGACCTCCGAAAGCTCTACGACATGGACGAGGAGGTCAAGGCCCTAATCGACCTCGCCAAGTCCCTGGAAGGCATCACCCGCAACGCCGGTAAGCATGCGGGCGGCGTGGTTATCGCGCCGTCCCGGCTGATCGATTTCAGCCCGCTGTATTGCGAGCAGGGCGGCGACAATCTGGTGACCCAGTTCGATAAGGACGACGTGGAAGCGGTGGGTCTGGTCAAGTTCGACTTCCTGGGCCTGCGCACCCTCACCATCATCGACTGGGCCATGGAGACGGTCAACCGGCAGCGTACCGAGCAAAGTCTTGAGGCGCTGGACATCAATCACATTCCCAGGGACGACCCCGCCACGTACGCCCTGCTCAAGCGCAAGGCCACCACCGCCGTGTTTCAGCTCGAATCACGCGGCATGAAGGAACTGATCGGGCGCCTCCTGCCGGACTGCTTCGAGGACATCATCGCCTTGGTGGCGCTGTTCCGCCCGGGGCCTCTGCAATCGGGCATGGTGGATGATTTCGTCAACCGCAAGCACGGCAAGGCCAAGGTGGATTACCCCCACCCCAGCCTGGAAGGCATCCTCAAGCCCACCTACGGCGTGATCGTCTATCAGGAACAGGTGATGCAGATTGCCCAGGTGCTGGCGGGATACACCCTGGGCGGCGCCGACCTGCTGCGCCGCGCCATGGGCAAGAAAAAGCCCGAGGAAATGGCGAAGCAGCGCGAGATATTCGTCAAGGGCGCTGTCGAAAGGGATGTGGAGGAAGCCACGGCGAGCTACATCTTCGACCTGATGGAGAAGTTCGCCGAGTACGGTTTCAACAAATCCCATTCCGCCGCCTATGCCCTGGTCTCCTACCAGACGGCCTGGCTCAAGGCCCACTACCCCGCTGCCTTCATGGCCGCCGTGCTGTCCGCCGATATGGACAACACCGACAAGGTGGTGGTGCTGATCGAGGAGTGCCGGGAGATGAACCTGGCCATCGTGCCCCCCAATGTCAACGTCTCCCAGTTCCGCTTTACCGTCAACGACGCCGGCCAGATCGTCTATGGGCTCGGCGCCGTGAAGGGCGTGGGGGAAAACGCCATCGAGGACATCATTCGCGAGCGCGAAAGTGCCGGGCCTTACCTCGACCTGTTCGACCTGTGCCGGCGCATCGATCTGCGCAAGGCCAATCGCCGGGTACTGGAAGCTTTGATCCGCGCCGGCGCCCTGGATGTCCTCGACGCGAACCGGGCCCAGCATATGGCGCAGCTGACGGATGCCCTGAAAAACGCCGAGCAGCACGGCCGCATGGAAGCCACGGGGCAAAACGACCTGTTCGGCCTGATCATGGAGTCGGCGCCTGCAGCCGCGCCAGCCGCCGCAACCCCGCCAGTCGAGCCCTGGCCGGAAGACCAGCGGCTGGTGCAGGAAAAGGCGACTCTGGGACTCTATTTGACAGGCCATCCCATCACCCAGTACGAAGGTGAACTGGCCCATTTCATCACCGGGCGTCTTGGCAAACTTAGCGTGGAAGGCGGCGAGCAGCGCGGATACGGAAAACGCGAGGTGCGCGCCGTGGTGGCCGGATTGGTGGTGGACCTGCGCACCAAGCAGAACAAGAACGGCAAGCGCATGGGCTTCCTCAGCCTGGATGACCGCACCGGAAGACTTGAAGTCGCGGTCTTCTCCGAAGTCTTCGACAAAGTGCGGGATAATCTATTGAAGGATGTTCTGATCGTGGCGGAAGGCGGCCTGGGCATGGACGACTTCTCGGGCCAACTGCGCCTCACCGCGGAGAATTTGTACAATATCGACCAGGCCCGCGAGCACTTCGCCAAGAACCTAGTCATCCGTTGGCCGGAGCAGCCCCAATCCGGTCCCGACCTGGCTGCGGAACTGTCAGACCTATTGCGGCCCTTCCAGGGCGGGCGCTGCCCGATTTTGGTGGAATACCAGGGAAGCAAGGCCCGTTCCCTCATACAGCTGGGCGAAGCCTGGCGTGTCCACCCCGGAAGCGAGCTGCTGACACGGCTGCGCAAGCATGTGGGGACTGACCGCGTGAACATCGTCTACCCGTGA